gAACCAAACCAAATAAGAATTTAGAATCTAAGCCTTTTGCATAttcaaaagaaaccaaattaaaagaaaatttttccAAATAGTTCAAAACAAATGATCAAACATAGAAAATTCCCAaccttatattttaaaactaaatttagaaacaaaagaataatgaGAGAGTTAAGGAGGAAGAGTGTTTACAGCATGGGTGAGGAAGCCATTGTAGGAGAAAGAAGGTTTTGAAGAAGTGTGAAAGAATTCAGAAGCATCAACAAGCCCTCCATAGCTTTGCTCCAACAATATCTCATGATTTTGTTGTTGCTGTTcgtgatgatgatgatgaagatgatgatcgTGATTCTTATTCCCTTCAAATTGATCGATAGGCACAACACTGTCTCCTCCTCCACCATAATTGTTGTTCTTCAATGTTTCaaattcatcatcatcttcttcattattCCCATTGAACtccacaaatttcaaatactcATCATCCTCTTCATCTTCCCCACTCAACAAAAACATTccattgttattgttgttgttattgtttttgttgtcgTTGTTCTTTCCTGGATTCATCAGCAACCAAGAAGCCGCCTCTTCCTCATCTTCCTCTTCTACGCTACGAAACATGGCTCCACCCCTGCTGATCGGCACCCGTTGGTGCCGTCGAGCCAAGGGGTTTGCCGAGTGGATCTCTGCATCGCACGCCGCACATAGTGATGCCGCGTCTGCTTTGCAGATGAATTCTGCTGGACATCTCTCACATGCCTCGCAAATTACGGCGCCCCATCCATTGCCGCCACTCCCACGGTACTCGTCTTCTGTCTTCAAcatattactattttatctgtatgagttatatatatatgtatatatatatatatattctttcttgATTTTGTGATGGTTTTGAGGgggagagtgagagagagagagggggggAGGGATTGCTAACTGTAGCTAAAGGGAGAGAAGTTGGAGTGAAGGGGTTAGAATCCATGTTTCGCCACGTGGCAATTATTTAGTGGCTTTAAAAAGGTAATGCATTATCTTATGGCTACCGATGACTCCGGTGGGACCCGGTTTTGAGTTGGATGTTTCGTTGCAGGCCtactctcaattttatatttcattttcctatattttgaattaaaaatgtgTGGGTATTttcaaaccctaaattaagttttaagGGTGACTAAGATTGCAGGTTCAAATTAGAATGTTGATAATTATGATATTGTATTTAAAGTATATAGttgtttatattaaaattataagacATTAAAGGGGAAAAAATCTAGAAAGGTTGGGTTTAATTGATAAATGTATCCATTCTAACAcataaataattcttttaaaatagtaacaaattaaatatatatccaaATATTGGTTACAACTTGTGGAAATAtggtaaaaaaacaaattgaaacaaaatgaagttaaaGGTTCAAAATGGAGTTGGCCTTTGAAAAGTTACATAtcagagagagagataaaattgaagacagttgaataaagaacaaaataatctttttacCACCTAGAGTCGAACTCAAAATCTCAAAACTAAGAATTATGTTTGGAACagtatatttatttctaataaaatattagatttgTAGTAAggtacaatttttttagggtaaaatagtaatagttttatgttaaaattaaaattagtgtATTTAAGTTACTTAACGCCAACTTTTATTAAGTAAATGTGCTGAATAGTTTAGGTATGtgaattttggaaagaaaaataggctttgtgttttgttttcttttttcttttgttgtttcttagagaatgaattttaataactttaacTATGTGTATGCTAGTGTTAATgtgagtatatatatgtgttgaAAGTGAGTACAtgtcaaacaaatatttattatactcGAAGCACTAAAATATGATAGATATgtataactaaattttataatttataaataaaatttactactACTTTACCTTTACCTCTAAAACACACAGAAGTTAACAACAATTATTTTGGAAACTATAGTAAGTTCAAACAGAACCTAAGctgaatataaaatttaatgtgtATAGATTTTGGAGTAATTTTTTGAGAAGGAAACTAGTGTTGAGAGAGAAAAGCTCCTGACACACCGAATTAGTAAAATTAGTAAACAATGTTTGCAATGCAAATAAAAATCGCATaaacaaatagttttaatttaatttataaaactgAAACaatcatttcaatattttcatatttatattatttttatattcatattaaaatgAGTACAAATTGAATAGTACACTTAGAAACATCATAacatactattttaaaatttaatttaattttaataataatttgaaatgaaatggtACGTTTTTAATGCAAAtgtgaaattgaatatttcaaCCATATATGCCTACATtgttactataaaaaaaaggttcaataaaataaatatcataatttatattatgaatttttttttttttttttgctaaaaaatgtcattagTTAAATCATTCATtcttattatatcatatttttttaatggttttgtaaataaaaaataaaagaaacactttaatatttcttgttttatacGTAATTACGTTTACGTAtacttaataaatttcaacaacattatcattgtttgaataaaatcaaaatataagtCACTCAATCATTTCATGAATAAAATagctttaataaaaaaataaatgaagaaaaaaatatgagcAAGATTCTCATGGTCACGTTAAAAAAAGATTCTCAATATCACATTGTTTAAACATCAAGAACATAAACATATCTATAAATGtaattctatttttgtaaaaaaatagacaacaaaaaaattagaaaataatagaaaaacatgattcgatttttt
This is a stretch of genomic DNA from Cucumis sativus cultivar 9930 chromosome 4, Cucumber_9930_V3, whole genome shotgun sequence. It encodes these proteins:
- the LOC101219152 gene encoding zinc finger protein CONSTANS-LIKE 2 gives rise to the protein MLKTEDEYRGSGGNGWGAVICEACERCPAEFICKADAASLCAACDAEIHSANPLARRHQRVPISRGGAMFRSVEEEDEEEAASWLLMNPGKNNDNKNNNNNNNNGMFLLSGEDEEDDEYLKFVEFNGNNEEDDDEFETLKNNNYGGGGDSVVPIDQFEGNKNHDHHLHHHHHEQQQQNHEILLEQSYGGLVDASEFFHTSSKPSFSYNGFLTHAISVSSMEVGVVPESTATIMSDISISNMRPPKGTIDLFSGMIAAEPAAASQMPAAQLSPMDREARVLRYREKKKTRKFEKTIRYASRKAYAETRPRIKGRFAKRTDVEVQLDRKYSNPLMPDAGYGIVPSF